From the genome of Fundidesulfovibrio terrae:
ACCATGCGGGCCGTGACCTCGGGATAGAGCGAGCCCACCTTGCGGTTGATGTTGGTGCCGTCGGGCTCGACGCCCAGCTTGATGACCTTGGCCCCCAGCTCCTCGAAGATCAGAGGGGAGACCCGGTAGGCCGCGCCGTTGGCGCAGTCCATGACGACCTTCAGGCCATCGAAGGTGAGCTCGGAAGGGATGGTGGACTTGAGGTAGACGTTGTAGCGGCCGGGGCTGTCCTGAATCTTGAAAGCACGGCCCACTTCCTCGGGAGCGGGGAAATCCCACTTGCAGTCGTCGTCGGTGACGCGCGCGGCAATCTGGTCCTCGGCCTCGTCGGGGAGCTTGAAGCCGTGGCGGTCGAAGAATTTGATGCCGTTGTCCATGTAGGGGTTGTGCGAGGCGGAGATGACCACGCCCACGTCGGCGCGCATGGACCGGGTGAGGAAGGCGATGGCCGGGGTGGGCAGCGGTCCAACCAGGAAAACGTCCATGCCCGAGGCGCAGAAGCCTGACGACAGGGCGTATTCGAATATGTAGCCGGACAGACGGGTGTCCTTGCCGATGACCACTTTGTGGCGACCCTTGCCGTTGCGGAAGTGCGCTCCGGCGGCAAGGCCCAGGCGCAGGGCCACTTCGGGGGTCATGGGATGGATGTTCACCTGGCCGCGCAGGCCGTCGGTT
Proteins encoded in this window:
- the glmM gene encoding phosphoglucosamine mutase; this encodes MNKRLFGTDGLRGQVNIHPMTPEVALRLGLAAGAHFRNGKGRHKVVIGKDTRLSGYIFEYALSSGFCASGMDVFLVGPLPTPAIAFLTRSMRADVGVVISASHNPYMDNGIKFFDRHGFKLPDEAEDQIAARVTDDDCKWDFPAPEEVGRAFKIQDSPGRYNVYLKSTIPSELTFDGLKVVMDCANGAAYRVSPLIFEELGAKVIKLGVEPDGTNINRKVGSLYPEVTARMVRETGADIGIALDGDADRVIVVDEKGNVLDGDQIMAICALDLMERGKLPHNMLVATVMSNMALEVFMNERGGTLLRTPVGDRYVFEAMRREGAVLGGEQSGHIIFKRHATTGDGTLAALQLIRIMLQRGKPLSELAHLLEPYPQLLINVHVERKIPFEEAPAVLEAVKEAESALCGKGRVLLRYSGTESVARVMVEGSDQGQVKSLAESLAATLKEHLR